In a genomic window of Salegentibacter salegens:
- a CDS encoding D-2-hydroxyacid dehydrogenase, whose translation MKILANDGLAKAGIEQLEKAGFEVISTKVAQEQLAEYINSKGIQVLLVRSATNVDKAIIDACKGLKLIGRGGVGLDNIAVDYAESKGIKVINTPQAASGSVAELVFAHLFSGVRKLFDSNRNMPLEGESRFKELKKSYSAGIELRGKTLGIIGFGKIGREVAKIALGLGMKVIASDNEVGEAKITLEFYNHQSIEIPIKTEPVEELIKHSDFITLHVPAQTKPLIGKKELEAMKPGVGIINTARGGVIDEVALLEAIEDGKVAFAGLDTFEAEPRPAIKLLMNEKLSLSPHIGASTLEAQERIGLELSKQIISHF comes from the coding sequence ATAAAAATTCTAGCCAACGATGGTCTTGCAAAAGCCGGTATAGAACAGCTTGAGAAAGCCGGTTTTGAAGTTATTAGTACCAAAGTAGCCCAGGAACAACTGGCCGAATATATAAATTCAAAAGGTATTCAGGTTTTACTTGTTAGAAGTGCTACAAACGTAGATAAGGCGATCATTGATGCCTGTAAAGGTTTAAAACTTATAGGACGCGGTGGTGTTGGCCTGGATAATATTGCCGTAGATTATGCTGAAAGTAAAGGCATAAAAGTAATTAATACCCCACAGGCAGCTTCAGGCTCGGTTGCAGAACTTGTTTTTGCACACCTTTTCAGCGGAGTAAGAAAATTATTTGACTCTAACAGGAATATGCCCTTAGAAGGAGAATCGAGGTTTAAAGAATTAAAGAAATCCTATTCCGCGGGAATTGAACTTAGGGGAAAAACTCTTGGAATTATCGGTTTTGGTAAAATTGGTCGTGAAGTTGCTAAAATAGCTTTAGGGCTGGGAATGAAGGTTATTGCCAGCGATAATGAAGTTGGCGAAGCAAAAATCACTTTGGAATTTTATAATCACCAAAGTATAGAAATTCCAATAAAGACCGAACCTGTGGAAGAGCTTATAAAGCATTCAGATTTTATAACGCTTCACGTGCCCGCCCAAACCAAACCACTAATTGGTAAAAAAGAACTGGAAGCAATGAAACCGGGAGTGGGAATAATTAACACCGCACGCGGCGGGGTTATAGATGAAGTGGCACTTTTGGAAGCCATAGAAGATGGCAAAGTTGCTTTCGCCGGTTTAGATACTTTTGAAGCCGAACCAAGACCGGCCATTAAATTGTTGATGAACGAGAAGTTATCTTTAAGTCCGCATATTGGTGCATCTACCTTAGAAGCCCAGGAACGTATAGGTTTAGAACTTTCAAAACAAATTATTTCGCATTTTTAA
- a CDS encoding acyl-CoA reductase: MTIEERKSYFIQVGKFLSLFGDGTNNSIKITPENERFFNELNDKIDQSVHYNGWFTRENVIFSLQQWSKALTQSNLDTWLTPYNLGENQQKTVAIIMAGNIPLVGFHDFLSVLISGHNVLVKQSSNDKQLLPVIAGFLMNIAPEFEDRIKFTEDRLTNFDAVIATGSNNTARYFEYYFSGKPNIIRKNRNSVAILTGKETKEQLEALGEDIFRYFGLGCRNVSKLYVPKEYDFDDFFKAMFPWNTLMNSAKYANNYDYNKAVYLMSEFKLLENGFLILKKDEIFGSPIATLFYEEYEDEKELQEKLEQNKENLQCVVGSEAEIDFGKTQQPELWDYADGVDTLKFLEKL, encoded by the coding sequence ATGACAATCGAAGAAAGAAAATCATATTTTATTCAAGTAGGAAAATTCCTGAGTCTTTTTGGGGATGGGACTAATAATTCAATAAAAATAACGCCTGAAAACGAAAGATTTTTTAATGAATTAAATGATAAAATTGATCAATCGGTTCATTATAACGGTTGGTTTACCCGGGAAAACGTGATTTTTTCACTTCAGCAGTGGAGCAAAGCGCTAACACAAAGCAATTTGGATACCTGGTTGACACCTTATAATTTGGGTGAAAATCAACAAAAAACGGTAGCCATAATTATGGCCGGGAACATTCCACTGGTTGGTTTTCACGATTTTCTTTCGGTTTTAATTTCAGGGCATAACGTTTTGGTAAAACAATCTTCTAACGACAAACAATTATTGCCGGTAATCGCCGGATTTTTAATGAATATAGCTCCAGAATTTGAAGACCGAATAAAATTCACCGAGGACAGACTCACCAATTTTGATGCGGTTATCGCTACCGGAAGTAACAACACCGCCAGGTATTTCGAATATTATTTCTCTGGAAAACCCAACATCATCAGGAAAAACCGAAATTCTGTAGCTATTCTTACCGGGAAGGAAACTAAGGAACAACTGGAGGCTTTAGGCGAAGATATTTTTAGGTATTTCGGCTTGGGTTGCCGCAATGTTTCAAAACTGTATGTTCCTAAAGAATATGATTTTGACGATTTTTTCAAGGCGATGTTTCCGTGGAATACTTTGATGAATTCGGCTAAATACGCCAATAATTACGATTATAACAAAGCGGTGTATTTAATGAGCGAATTTAAATTACTGGAAAACGGATTTCTTATTCTGAAAAAAGACGAAATTTTCGGCTCCCCTATTGCAACCTTGTTTTATGAAGAATACGAAGATGAAAAAGAATTACAGGAAAAACTGGAGCAAAATAAAGAAAACCTGCAATGCGTAGTAGGGTCTGAAGCCGAAATTGATTTCGGTAAAACCCAGCAACCCGAATTATGGGATTATGCCGATGGCGTAGATACCTTAAAATTCTTAGAAAAACTTTAA
- the serC gene encoding 3-phosphoserine/phosphohydroxythreonine transaminase, producing MKKHNYSAGPCILPQEVFKEAAQGILDYQDSGLSIMEISHRSTAFVDVMEEARSLSLELLGLQNKGYKALFLQGGASMQFLMTAYNLLNKKAAYLNTGTWSSKAIKEAKLFGEVVEVASSKDKNFNYIPKDYQIPADVDYFHCTSNNTIFGTQIKDFPEVKAPLVCDMSSDIFSRELDFSKFDLIYAGAQKNMGPAGTTLVVIKEDILGKVEREIPSMLSYKVHLEKDSMFNTPAVYAVYVSLLTLRWIKNKGGIAAMEKRNTEKSDLLYKEVDRNPLFKGFAEIEDRSPMNATFNLTDESKKEAFDILWKDAGINGLNGHRSVGGYRASMYNALDIESVKVLVKTMQQLEQES from the coding sequence ATGAAAAAACATAATTATAGCGCCGGTCCCTGTATTTTACCTCAGGAAGTTTTTAAAGAAGCCGCGCAAGGCATTTTAGATTACCAGGATTCAGGATTGTCTATTATGGAAATTTCCCATCGCAGCACAGCTTTTGTAGACGTGATGGAAGAAGCCCGTAGCCTTTCCCTGGAACTTTTAGGACTTCAAAATAAAGGCTATAAAGCCTTGTTTTTGCAAGGAGGTGCCAGTATGCAATTTCTAATGACGGCTTATAATTTATTAAATAAAAAAGCAGCCTATCTCAATACCGGAACCTGGTCTTCTAAAGCGATTAAAGAAGCTAAACTTTTTGGTGAAGTTGTTGAAGTTGCTTCCTCAAAAGACAAAAACTTCAATTATATCCCGAAAGATTATCAAATCCCGGCTGATGTAGATTATTTCCATTGTACTAGCAATAACACAATTTTTGGCACTCAAATTAAAGATTTCCCTGAAGTTAAGGCGCCGCTGGTTTGCGATATGAGCAGCGATATATTTTCTCGCGAACTTGATTTTTCTAAATTTGATCTTATTTATGCGGGGGCCCAGAAAAATATGGGTCCGGCAGGAACTACTCTGGTGGTGATCAAAGAAGATATTTTAGGAAAAGTTGAGCGTGAAATTCCATCAATGCTGAGCTACAAAGTACATTTGGAAAAAGACAGTATGTTTAATACGCCGGCAGTTTATGCGGTCTATGTTTCGCTATTAACCCTAAGATGGATTAAAAACAAAGGCGGAATTGCAGCAATGGAAAAACGAAACACCGAAAAATCCGATTTACTTTATAAAGAAGTAGATAGAAACCCATTATTTAAAGGTTTTGCTGAAATTGAGGATCGTTCGCCAATGAACGCCACTTTTAACCTTACCGATGAAAGCAAAAAAGAAGCTTTTGATATACTTTGGAAAGATGCCGGTATTAATGGACTTAACGGACACCGAAGTGTTGGTGGCTACCGTGCTTCTATGTACAACGCTTTAGATATAGAAAGTGTAAAAGTGCTCGTAAAAACCATGCAGCAATTGGAACAAGAATCATAA